The following proteins come from a genomic window of Pseudomonas sp. MAG733B:
- a CDS encoding tyrosine-type recombinase/integrase, translated as MTKSFAQARDDSYAYDDIPAGERPTFHEIRALGAWLYEQQGFEQEYIQGLMGHADVKMTEHYQAGHGDDAVVYMKVKADLKV; from the coding sequence TTGACCAAGTCGTTCGCCCAGGCGCGGGACGATTCATACGCCTACGACGACATACCGGCCGGTGAGCGCCCAACCTTTCACGAGATACGGGCACTCGGCGCCTGGCTGTACGAGCAGCAGGGTTTCGAGCAGGAATATATCCAAGGCTTGATGGGGCACGCTGACGTGAAGATGACCGAGCACTACCAGGCAGGGCACGGTGATGACGCGGTTGTTTATATGAAGGTGAAAGCCGACCTGAAGGTATAG